GTGGGAGGCATTGTGCTGCCCTGCTGCCTGGTTTCCATCTCGGGGCACGTCGCCCTGATTCTTCCCAgcaccacatgggggagcatttggtccactTCCTcccgtccaccccagatttgtactCCCACATGAGACAGCTGGGGCAGCGAGGTTCCATCGTGCTACAGGGTGGCATGGGCCTTTTGTTTTTTATCTGAAAGGACATGTGATTGTGTAATGACACAATGCCATGTTcttacaaataaaaagaaatgccccaagtggctctgctgggctgcctggagcatttctttttcatagaatcatagaatgaggtatttatttttaagaatgcggTATTGCAGGCGGGGGTGGGAAGACTCTGGGCCAGGATGGCCTGCTTTTCCCCTTCCAGATGGTGAGGGCCGACATACACCCCCACGAGGCCTGCAGCAAAAAAAGTAATGCCACATTCCTTTACTGCAGGCCAACTGAAGGCCCAAGTCATGTCAGGCCTAGGGCTGGCGCTGATTGGGAATTCGGCCCAATCCTTGATGAGCAGTAAACTGGGctgaattcctggtgcagaaatggtcatagtACTCCAAGTTTTGCATTCTAAAGACTATTTCTCCTGATCTGAGTCTAACCacgtttcctttcctttccttgtttCAAACAAGCATTCATTATGGATGAGGAGATGACCACAGAGTTTGCCTATGATGAATCCGCTGTTCCGTGTGACCAAACGGACATCTACAGTTTTGGGAAAGTCTACGTACCAATACTTTATAGCCTGGTCTTTATTATTGGACTGGCGGGAAATCTCCTGGtgttttttaccattgtgaaaagTGGGCACCAAAAGAGCATTACAGACATATTTCTCTTGAATTTAGCCATCTCTGACCTTCTCTTTGTGATTTCTCTTCCATTTTGGGGTTATTACACTGTACATGGATGGACCCTTGGGAACCTTTCCTGCTCAATAGTCTCCTCTTTCTATTATATTGGTTtctttggaggcatgttttttatcACCATCATAAGCATCGATAGGTACCTGGCGATTGTCCATGCAACCATTTTCCTGAAAGGCAGGAAAGCCAGGTATGGATTTCTCACTAGTCTGATCATATGGGTGTTGGCAATTCTGTGCGCAGCTCCGCACTTCGTATTCATACAAAAGTTGGAACACACATGCACTACTCAGTATCCTAAAAATCTTGAGGAGAGCTGGCCAATTTTCTGCAATCTGGAAATAAACATTGCAGGGTTTCTTCTCCCAATGGGCATCATGAGCATCTGCTA
This Paroedura picta isolate Pp20150507F chromosome 11, Ppicta_v3.0, whole genome shotgun sequence DNA region includes the following protein-coding sequences:
- the LOC143820774 gene encoding CX3C chemokine receptor 1-like, giving the protein MDEEMTTEFAYDESAVPCDQTDIYSFGKVYVPILYSLVFIIGLAGNLLVFFTIVKSGHQKSITDIFLLNLAISDLLFVISLPFWGYYTVHGWTLGNLSCSIVSSFYYIGFFGGMFFITIISIDRYLAIVHATIFLKGRKARYGFLTSLIIWVLAILCAAPHFVFIQKLEHTCTTQYPKNLEESWPIFCNLEINIAGFLLPMGIMSICYLQIIKTLFTCKNRRKIRAIRLILQVVLVFFLFWTPYQVSIFLQTLQIFNVFEGCNTSRLLNYTMHATETLAFSHCCLNPIIYAFAGEKFRKYLHHLVLKILSFICFCGPCSHYHGRAPSSLTENAPTSNQTQNTSEQEASAFL